The Rhodovastum atsumiense genome segment GGCCCTGGACGCGCAGGGTGAAGCCTTTGCGGCTGTTCCGTCCCTGCCGGGCCGGCGACCGGAAGTGGGGGCAGCGGCACGGGCGGCACGGCGCGGCCTTCTGGTCACGTCATCGGCGAGCCGGCTCGCTGCGCGCCTGGCCGAAATCGTTTCGTCATCACGATATCTTGCCGGAACCGAGGCATTCGATCCGGCCGAGTGGATCGTCGCGGGCCGGCTCGGGCCAGGTACGGGGTTCTGTGCGGTCGAGACGCCGCGCGGCCGGCTGCATCATCTGGTGCGGCTCGGCCCGGACGGAGCGGTGCTGCGGTATCTGATCGTGGCACCAACGGAATGGAACTTCGCCGGCGACGGACCGTTTTCCATCGCACTCCGTGGCCTGCGGGTCGGCGCGGCGGCCCGTCCCGCCATCGAGCGCCTCGCTGCGCTCTACGATCCTTGCGTCGCCTGTGCCATCGAGGTGCACCGTCTGCCGCAACACGATGACCGGTTCCCGGTGCCGGACAATGAGGGCGGCTGATGTGGAGGGGCGACGATTGCAGTCCCAGTGTGGCCGGGACCATGCTTTTGGGAAGGCGCCTTTCCCCGGAGCGGGAAACCGCAGCGCATCATCAATCGGAACGGAATGCATGACCATGTTCCCTGTGTGGCGTGAGATCAGTGCGCAGCGTATCGGCCAGGCTCCGGGCACGGCGATCGTTGCCGAGGAAACGCCGATCGGCCTTCTGTACAACGGCGTGCCGCATGCCGTGATGATGGCCACGCCGGCCGATCTCGAGGATTTCGCCGTCGGCTTCTCGCTGACCGAGGATATCGTACGGGCCGCCTCCGAGATTCGCGGCATCGATGTCCGTGAAACGGCGGATGGGGTCGAACTGGATGTCCTGCTCGCCCCTGAGCGCTTCCACGCTTTTCTCTCCCGCCGGCGTACCCGCAGCCTGCGCGGCCATACGAGCTGCGGCCTGTGCGGCGTGGAGGAGATCGCCGACGCCTGCAGCATGACGCCCCGGGCGCCGGCCGGCAGTAGCTTCACCCCGGCCGCCCTGCAACACGCGCTGGCCATGTTGTCCTCGCAGCAGGAGCTGAACCGGCGCACCCGGGCCACGCACGCCGCCGCCTGGGTGTCGGTGGAGGGGGAGATTCTGCTGGTCCGGGAAGATGTTGGCCGTCACAACGCGCTCGATAAGCTGATCGGGGCGGCGCTGCGACAGGGCATCGACCTCGCCGCCGGATTCTGCCTGATCACCAGCCGCTGCTCCTATGAGATGGTGCAGAAGGCGCTGATGGCGGGAATGCCGGCGATCGTGGCCATTTCCGCGCCGACGGCGCTGGCTGTCCGTGCGGCCGAGGCCGCCGGGCTCACGCTTGTCGCGCTGGCCCGGGCCGACGGACAGAATGTCTATGCCGGGCCGCAGCGTATCCGTGACCTGTTGCCCGGCGATGCCGTGCCGGTCGGTGATGTGACGATCCCAGGGAAACCCCTGGGGTAATGTCTGCAGCGGTGGTGACGGCATCGGCGCACGGGATGTCGTCTTTGCGCTGAACGGCGTGCGCCGGGACCGACTCCTGTGAGTCGGCCCGACATCTCCTTTTGTCGATGAGGATGCAGTTCTCGCCGGGAAGGCTCCGGCGTGGCGGGTCATCATGATGCCGACGTGGCTGGTGCCGTCAGTGATCGCTTCTTTCGTGCCCTGGATATGTAAGAAGAAGCATAGGCTTACCTAAAAGCGCTATATCCAGATAAATATTGCGAATAATGAGCTTCACTGTGGGGTGGCACGGGAACATGTGCCGCCATCTTATTGCGATATCGCTCCAATATGTCGGGGTATTCCCACGGACTGACTGAAATGTGATAGTGAGTTGCCAAGGAGGATTGATTTATGTGCATCGCCCTGCCCCGCAAGATCGTGGCCGTTCTCGATGCGGCCCGCCTGCTGGTTGCGGTGCGCGACGATGAAGATGGTCAGGAAGCCGTCTCCGCAGCCCTTCTGGTGACGCCCGAGCGTCCGGTCGAGCAACTCGTCGGGGCTTTCGCCCTGGTCCATGCCGGTTTTGCCCTTTCCCTGGTCGACGAGGCCGACGCCCACTCGCGTCTGCAGATGTTCGCAGCGCTGCGGGGAGAGGGCGACAGCCTCGATCTCGATGACTTCTATGCCGCGACAAGCGGGCCTGCCGCACCACCTCCGCCAGCTCTGGTAAACGCCACGACCGCAGATCCGGACAACCGCATCAAGCACCCCCCGGAGGCGACCCCGAACTCCGCTGGATAATCATCTATTCCAATCCGGACATGTACGAAAAATTCCAATTCCTGCTGGCGCTCGAGCGCGAAAGACATTTTGGCCGGGCAGCTCAGCTTTGTGGCGTGTCCCAGCCCAATCTCTCGGCCGCGATCAAGCAACTCGAGATACAACTCGGTCTGACCCTGGTCGATCGCGGTGCACGCTTCATGGGCTTCACGCCGGAAGGCGAACGCCTGCTGGAATGGGCCCGGCGCATCGTCGGCGAATTCCGGGCGATGGAAGCCGAAGTCGAGACGATGAAGCAAGGCCAGGTCGGCCATCTGCGGATCGCCGCGATTCCGACATCGCTGCCGGTGATATCACGGCTGACCGCCGCGTACTGGCAGCGTCATCCCAACGTACGCGTGTCGGTGTCCGCCCATACCTCGGCCGAAATCCTGTCGCGGCTGGATAATCTCGAGGCCGATGCCGGTATCACCTATCTCGACAACGAGCCGCTTGGCCGCAACGGGGAAGTGCCGCTCTATCGCGAGCGCTATTGCCTGGTGGCCTCGCGCAACATGATCTTCGCGGATCGTCCGACCGTGACCTGGGAAGAAGTGGCGACGCTGGATTTGTGCCTGCCCTCGGCGGACACGCAGAACCGGCGCATCCTCGACCGCATTTTCCACGAGGTCGGGGTCACGGTCGAGCCATTGCTGGAATCCAATGCGGCGGTGGTGCTGGTCTCGCATCTGCGAACCGGCCGGATGTCGACCATCATGCCGCGGATCATGGTCGACGAGTTGGTATTGCCGGGTGACTTCGTCACGATCCCGATCGTGGCTCCCGAGGCAAACACGCTGGTCGGCCTGATACATCCCAGGCGCGACCCGATGCCCCCCCTCACGGCGGCGCTCATCACCGAGGCCCGTCTTCTTGCCCCGATGCTCGCCTCTCTTGCCTGACGCCAGGTTGCCCTTGCTTCCGCCACGGACCTGCACTCTGCCATCGGCTGACCTGGTTGCTCCCGGCCTGGGGCATCCGGGGCGATCGGCATGATGGCACGGAATGCCGCGTGCTTGATCCAGGTCAAACATGACCTGTCCGCACCAGCATAGGAACAGCCCAGGTTTCATCCGGGCGTCCCCGGGCCGGTCGCGAAGCCATTGTCCTGCCTATTGTTTCCAACAATCATTCCCCATGCCTTGTGTTTGCGGTTTATGCTGCCCGGACCCATCCGCATCGACCCGCAGGCCAGGAGCCAATTGAAGGACAAGTCAAAAATGCAAGTGATCGGACTCGCCGGATGGAGTGGGGCAGGCAAGACCACGCTGCTGCGCAACCTGCTGCCGGTCCTGACGGCGGCGGGACTGCGGGTTTCCACCATCAAGCGTGCGCATCACAACTTCGATGTGGATCAGCCTGGAAAGGATTCCTGGGTGCACCGCGAAGCCGGTGCCACCGAGGTCATGGTCGTCTCCCCGGTCCGCTTCGCCCTGATGCACGAACTGCGCGGTGCCCCCGAGCCACGCCTGCCGGAGTTGCTGGTGCGCATGGCGGAAGTGGATCTTGTGCTGGTCGAGGGCTTCAAGTGGGAGGCGCATCCGAAGATCGAGGTGTTTCGGGCTGCCAATGGCAAGCCGCCCTTGCATCCGGATGATCCCAGGATCGTCGCCATTGCTTCCGACATGCCGTTTCCTGCTGCATCCGTGCCGGTGATCGGGCTTGATGATATCGTGTCCATCGCCAGTGCCGTGCGTGCGCATGCGGTGGCGGCGGAGTCCATTGCCTGGGGTAGCGAACCAGCGCGCTGAATGATCCTTCCATCTGAATGATCCTGTCATGACCCAGCTTTCCGAGAACTGCTTCGCCGATGCCGGCAGCCAATTGACGGTCGAGGAAGCGCAACGCCTGATCACGGGCAATGTCGCTCCGGTCGAGGGTGTCGAAAGGGTCGTGCTGGCCGATGCCTGCCGGCGCGTGCTGGCCGAGGACGTGCTGTCTCCATGCGACCTGCCGCCGTTCGATAATTCGGCGGTGGATGGCTATGCGGTGCGGATTGCCGATCTCGACAATGCCGGGCGCCTGCCGATCGAGGGAACATTGGCTGCCGGCGCCGCCGCGGTCGGGCCCCTGCAGCCCGGCACGGCATGCCGTGTTCTGACCGGGGCGGCCATTCCCTCCGGCGCCGACACGGTGTTCATGCAGGAAGATGTGCATGTCAACGAGGACCGCACCGTCACCCTGCCTGCCGGCCTGCGGCGCGGCGCGAATTTGCGTCGCGCCGGCGAGGACGTGGCCTGCGGCGCACTGGCGTTGCCGCGTGGCCGGCGCCTGCGGGCGCAGGACCTCGCGCTGGCCGCGGCGCTCGGCTTGCGTGACCTGCCGGTGCGCCGACGGGTACGGGTAGCGCTGTTCTCAACGGGCAACGAGATCGTCGAGCCGGGCTCGCCGCTCGGGCCGGCGCAGCGCTATGATTCGAACCGCACCCTGCTGGCCTCTTTGGTGAAAGCGGCCGGGGCGACGGTGACGGATCTCGGCATCCTGCCGGACCAGGCCGTGGCAACGCGCCGTGCCATCATGGACGCGGTCGCCGGGCATGACGTGATCCTGACCTCCGGAGGGGTTTCGGCCGGCGACGAGGATCACGTCCGTGCCGTGCTGAAGGAATCCGGGCAACTGGTGTTCTGGCGTCTGGCAATCAAGCCGGGCCGGCCGGTGGCGATGGCGCTTGTGGGGGGCGTGCCGGCGGTCGGCCTGCCGGGCAATGCCGTCGCGGCTTTCGTCACGTTTCTTCATGTCGTCCGCCCGCTCCTGGCGGCGCTGGCCGGCATGGCCGTGCCAGCGGTGCCCACGGTCCCGGTGGTGGCGGGATTTTCCTACCGGAAGAAAGCCGGACGGCGGGAATTCATGGGGGTGCGGCTTGAAACCGGACCGGATGCCGTGCCCGTCGCCTACAAGCATTCGCGTGACGGATCCGCGGCCCTCACGTCGTTGACCGAGACCGATGGGCTCGTTGCCCTGCCCGAGTCTGCCACGGCCGTGGCCCCCGGTGATTCCTTGCGCTTCATCCCTTACGAGTTGCTGCTCTGAGTGTCCTTCCAACCTCGCCCCGCGATGCCACGACGCACAGAGGAAGCGCGGCAGGCGTGATCCGGAATGCGCAATATTGGCATGCCAGCTTATTTAGAGAGTGCTAATTTGCTTCCCTTGCCGGGCCACACCGGATCCGGATTGGAGGCTGGTTGACCGCAGTGGTAAATCATTGCGGTTGTTCATGCAGGGGGCAGTTGGGGCACAATGAAACGAGTTACGAATTGCTCCTTGATCCTGCTGATTGGCCGGGGTCGAAATAGCCTCGACCTGCCTGATTGGAGGGGGCCTGTCCGGGTCGGTCAGGCATCCGGCCGGCACATCATGGCTCAACCGTGTGTCAATAGCCTGCAAATCGTCAAAATGGAGACTGCCTGATGTGCACGACATGCGGATGCAGTGGTGCCGGAGTGTCGGCTGTGACGGCCCATGCACATGATGGCCATCACCACGACCACGATCATGGCCACCACCACCACCATCATCACGATGGATCACCGGATGCGCATGCGCACGGTGACGACGGTGTCGTTTCACGCACGATCTCGCTGGAGCGCGACATCCTCGCCGAGAATGATCGCTTTGCCGGGCAGAACCGTGCGCGCTTCGCCAGGGCCGGGGTGCTGGCGCTGAATTTCGTCTCCAGCCCCGGTTCGGGCAAGACGACGCTGCTCGTGAGCACCATCAAGGCCCTCGGCGGCCGTGTGCCGGCCGCGGTGATCGAGGGCGACCAGCAGACCAGCAACGACGCCGAGCGCATCCGTGCCGCCGGAGCCCCTGCGGTGCAGATCAATACCGGCAAGGGCTGCCATCTGGATGCGCACATGGTCGGCCATGCCTGCGATCATCTCGACCTTGTCCGCGGCGGCGTGCTGTTCATCGAGAATGTCGGCAACCTCGTCTGCCCCGCGGCCTTCGATCTCGGCGAAGCGACCAAGGTGGCGGTCATCTCCGTCACCGAGGGGGACGACAAGCCGATCAAGTATCCCGACATGTTCGCCGCTGCCGGGCTCGTGCTGGTCAACAAGGTCGACCTCGCACCCTATGTGGACGCCGACATCGCCGCGCTCACGGCCAATGCACGGCGGGTGAACCCTTCTGTCGAGGTGCTGGCACTTTCGGCGCGCACCGGCGAAGGCATGGACGCCTGGCTCGCCTGGCTCGAGGCGCGGCGTCTCGCGGCGATGGGCTGAGGCACGCCATGTGCCTGGGCGTCCCCGCGCAGATCGTCGCCATCACCGATTCCGATCGGATGCTCGCACTCGCCGAGGTGGCGGGCGTCCGGCGTGAAGTCAACGTGCTCTGCGTCGCCGAGCCCGAGGAGGATCTCGCGGCCCTGCTTGGCGTCTGGGTCCTCGTGCATGTCGGCTTCGCGGTCTCCCGCCTCGACGAAGCCGAAGCACAGGCCACGCTCGAGCTGCTCGCCGCGACGGGCCTTGCCGAGGAGGGATTCTCCGCCGGCGCCGCCCCGGCACCG includes the following:
- a CDS encoding HypC/HybG/HupF family hydrogenase formation chaperone, giving the protein MCLGVPAQIVAITDSDRMLALAEVAGVRREVNVLCVAEPEEDLAALLGVWVLVHVGFAVSRLDEAEAQATLELLAATGLAEEGFSAGAAPAP
- a CDS encoding LysR family transcriptional regulator; the protein is MYEKFQFLLALERERHFGRAAQLCGVSQPNLSAAIKQLEIQLGLTLVDRGARFMGFTPEGERLLEWARRIVGEFRAMEAEVETMKQGQVGHLRIAAIPTSLPVISRLTAAYWQRHPNVRVSVSAHTSAEILSRLDNLEADAGITYLDNEPLGRNGEVPLYRERYCLVASRNMIFADRPTVTWEEVATLDLCLPSADTQNRRILDRIFHEVGVTVEPLLESNAAVVLVSHLRTGRMSTIMPRIMVDELVLPGDFVTIPIVAPEANTLVGLIHPRRDPMPPLTAALITEARLLAPMLASLA
- a CDS encoding molybdopterin molybdotransferase MoeA translates to MTQLSENCFADAGSQLTVEEAQRLITGNVAPVEGVERVVLADACRRVLAEDVLSPCDLPPFDNSAVDGYAVRIADLDNAGRLPIEGTLAAGAAAVGPLQPGTACRVLTGAAIPSGADTVFMQEDVHVNEDRTVTLPAGLRRGANLRRAGEDVACGALALPRGRRLRAQDLALAAALGLRDLPVRRRVRVALFSTGNEIVEPGSPLGPAQRYDSNRTLLASLVKAAGATVTDLGILPDQAVATRRAIMDAVAGHDVILTSGGVSAGDEDHVRAVLKESGQLVFWRLAIKPGRPVAMALVGGVPAVGLPGNAVAAFVTFLHVVRPLLAALAGMAVPAVPTVPVVAGFSYRKKAGRREFMGVRLETGPDAVPVAYKHSRDGSAALTSLTETDGLVALPESATAVAPGDSLRFIPYELLL
- the fdhD gene encoding formate dehydrogenase accessory sulfurtransferase FdhD, encoding MTMFPVWREISAQRIGQAPGTAIVAEETPIGLLYNGVPHAVMMATPADLEDFAVGFSLTEDIVRAASEIRGIDVRETADGVELDVLLAPERFHAFLSRRRTRSLRGHTSCGLCGVEEIADACSMTPRAPAGSSFTPAALQHALAMLSSQQELNRRTRATHAAAWVSVEGEILLVREDVGRHNALDKLIGAALRQGIDLAAGFCLITSRCSYEMVQKALMAGMPAIVAISAPTALAVRAAEAAGLTLVALARADGQNVYAGPQRIRDLLPGDAVPVGDVTIPGKPLG
- the mobB gene encoding molybdopterin-guanine dinucleotide biosynthesis protein B, coding for MQVIGLAGWSGAGKTTLLRNLLPVLTAAGLRVSTIKRAHHNFDVDQPGKDSWVHREAGATEVMVVSPVRFALMHELRGAPEPRLPELLVRMAEVDLVLVEGFKWEAHPKIEVFRAANGKPPLHPDDPRIVAIASDMPFPAASVPVIGLDDIVSIASAVRAHAVAAESIAWGSEPAR
- the hypB gene encoding hydrogenase nickel incorporation protein HypB: MCTTCGCSGAGVSAVTAHAHDGHHHDHDHGHHHHHHHDGSPDAHAHGDDGVVSRTISLERDILAENDRFAGQNRARFARAGVLALNFVSSPGSGKTTLLVSTIKALGGRVPAAVIEGDQQTSNDAERIRAAGAPAVQINTGKGCHLDAHMVGHACDHLDLVRGGVLFIENVGNLVCPAAFDLGEATKVAVISVTEGDDKPIKYPDMFAAAGLVLVNKVDLAPYVDADIAALTANARRVNPSVEVLALSARTGEGMDAWLAWLEARRLAAMG
- a CDS encoding HypC/HybG/HupF family hydrogenase formation chaperone, translating into MCIALPRKIVAVLDAARLLVAVRDDEDGQEAVSAALLVTPERPVEQLVGAFALVHAGFALSLVDEADAHSRLQMFAALRGEGDSLDLDDFYAATSGPAAPPPPALVNATTADPDNRIKHPPEATPNSAG